A DNA window from Helianthus annuus cultivar XRQ/B chromosome 15, HanXRQr2.0-SUNRISE, whole genome shotgun sequence contains the following coding sequences:
- the LOC118487280 gene encoding magnetosome-associated protein MamJ-like has product MASPCTGDSDTTRPIPVVSDDLASSEHEAHTSDVSSTDEDDFQPFALPDGADELADGPPVEYLPLVEIPAPIPLAVYPAYDLLLDAEADGDIDLYDDEPIEDDDLLEDEIQDAALLPAGDLLMIADAPAEDSPAHSPPMEDPADPVDPIDLEFDFEMAFDDPEPAVAPEQAVALDPILDHDPVHIDIPIEPVLADPPIDDHLMDAPLLEGDHVVAVDPAVPPPVVDIPVDHPVDHIAPVHPIVASPPDPEIDDNPTRNLLRMD; this is encoded by the exons ATGGCCTCGCCCTGCACCGGCGATTCGGACACCACTAGACCTATACCTGTAGTATCAGACGACCTAGCCTCTTCAGAGCATGAGGCGCACACATCGGACGTTTCTAGCACGGAtgaggacgacttccagcccttcgcactacctgacGGGGCTGATGAGCTTGCCGATGGCCCTCCCGTTGAGTACCTACCATTAGTAGAGATTCCGGCACCTATACCCTTAGCCGTTTATCCTGCGTATGATTTGCTTCTTGACGCCGAAGCTgacggcgatattgatctgtATGACGATGAGCCCATAGAGGATGATGATCTTCTAGAGGATGAGATCCAGGACGCggccctacttcctgctggcgatcttctgatgatcgctgatgctcccGCCGAGGATTCGCCTGCGCAttctccg cccatggaggatccagcTGACCCAGTCGATCCTATTGACCTCGAGttcgatttcgagatggcttttgatgaccccgAGCCTGCCGTCGCTCCTGAGCAGGCAGTTGCTTTAGACCCTATACTTGATCATGACCCCGTGCATATTGACATCCCTAttgagcctgttctagctgacccgcctATCGATGATCACCTTATGGATGCTCCATTGCTGGAGGGTGATCACGTCGTTGCTGTCGATCCTGCTGTTCCCCCACCTGTtgttgatatacctgttgaccatcctgtcGATCACATTGCACCCGTTCACCCTATTGTTGCTtccccacctgatccc